One genomic region from Streptomyces sp. Li-HN-5-11 encodes:
- a CDS encoding MGDG synthase family glycosyltransferase, translating into MGSGHDTVAAELARRARAAGKEAHVVDVLALLPYGLGGGLRRFYQAAVREAPWVYAGIYDFFLRPGPRPRPSGTPLARLAGERLMALVRQTRAEVVVPVFHLAAQLTGHLRTRGVLHVPSTVVVVDFAVHRQWLHPGNDLHLCVTGETAREVRRGTGRAAEATGPVVDPAFFTGGPGTAEWRSRLRRHGGGRPAVLVSAGAWGAGARLVDTARLLAANGYLPVVLCGHNERLRRALSGTPGVLTPGWVTGMPDLLHACAALVDNAAGQTAVQALAAGVPVVGYRPLPGHGAEGVRRMAGLGVSDHAPDEAGLLRSLARLTSQGPERERRIAAGRALFREDALTRVVRAQGARP; encoded by the coding sequence ATGGGGTCGGGCCATGACACGGTGGCCGCCGAACTGGCGCGCCGGGCCCGCGCCGCGGGCAAGGAGGCCCACGTCGTCGACGTGCTGGCCCTGCTGCCGTACGGCCTGGGCGGCGGGCTGCGCCGCTTCTACCAGGCCGCCGTCCGCGAAGCCCCCTGGGTCTACGCCGGCATCTACGACTTCTTCCTCAGGCCCGGTCCCCGTCCTCGCCCGAGCGGCACGCCGCTGGCACGGCTCGCGGGGGAACGCCTCATGGCCCTGGTGCGCCAGACGCGCGCCGAGGTCGTGGTGCCCGTCTTCCACCTGGCGGCCCAGCTCACCGGCCACCTGCGAACCCGCGGTGTGCTGCACGTCCCCAGCACGGTGGTCGTCGTCGACTTCGCCGTGCACCGGCAGTGGCTGCATCCGGGAAACGACCTGCATCTGTGTGTCACGGGCGAGACGGCCCGCGAGGTGCGCCGGGGCACCGGCCGGGCGGCCGAGGCCACCGGCCCGGTGGTGGACCCGGCGTTCTTCACCGGCGGCCCGGGCACGGCCGAGTGGCGGAGCCGGCTGAGGCGGCACGGGGGCGGGCGGCCCGCCGTCCTGGTCTCCGCGGGCGCCTGGGGAGCCGGCGCGCGCCTCGTGGACACCGCCCGGCTGCTGGCCGCGAACGGCTACCTGCCGGTCGTGCTGTGCGGGCACAACGAGCGGCTGCGGCGCGCCCTGTCCGGCACACCGGGTGTGCTCACGCCCGGCTGGGTGACCGGCATGCCGGACCTGCTGCACGCCTGCGCCGCCCTGGTGGACAACGCGGCCGGCCAGACGGCTGTGCAGGCGCTGGCCGCCGGTGTGCCGGTCGTCGGGTACCGGCCCCTGCCCGGGCACGGCGCGGAAGGGGTGCGCCGCATGGCGGGCCTGGGCGTCTCCGACCACGCGCCCGACGAGGCGGGACTGCTGCGGTCCCTGGCCCGCCTCACGTCGCAGGGGCCGGAGCGCGAGCGGCGGATCGCGGCCGGGCGGGCGCTCTTCCGGGAGGACGCGCTGACACGAGTCGTACGGGCTCAGGGGGCACGCCCCTAG
- a CDS encoding RpiB/LacA/LacB family sugar-phosphate isomerase, with the protein MRISVSSDMDEPVARSLVARLRERGHDVVTHGALHPGADPQWAPCTEAAARDVADGRCEQAVVCCWTGTGASIAANKVPGVRAALCTDAYTADGARRWNDANVLALSLRLTSEPLLKEILDAWFAATPSEDAEDRGNVAHVERLDLGRATPS; encoded by the coding sequence ATGCGGATCTCCGTCTCCTCGGACATGGACGAACCCGTGGCCCGGTCCCTGGTGGCCCGGCTGCGCGAGCGCGGGCACGACGTGGTGACCCACGGCGCGCTGCACCCCGGCGCCGACCCGCAGTGGGCGCCGTGCACGGAGGCCGCCGCGCGTGACGTCGCCGACGGGCGGTGCGAGCAGGCGGTCGTGTGCTGCTGGACCGGCACCGGGGCGTCCATCGCCGCGAACAAGGTTCCCGGCGTCCGGGCGGCCCTGTGCACCGACGCCTACACCGCGGACGGCGCCCGCCGCTGGAACGACGCCAACGTCCTGGCGCTGAGCCTGCGGCTGACCTCCGAGCCGCTGCTGAAGGAGATCCTCGACGCCTGGTTCGCCGCAACGCCCAGCGAGGACGCCGAGGACCGCGGGAACGTCGCCCACGTCGAACGCCTCGACCTCGGCCGGGCCACTCCCTCGTAG
- a CDS encoding SDR family NAD(P)-dependent oxidoreductase — MSQAPSRVRSGSRMPLEAPATLSAVRRRGADAAAPGGGALVTGASSGIGAAVVRRLAAEGGWRLVLNGRDRARLEEVARGTSAAVFPADLSGPGAERRLAEFALDSVGRVDLLVAGAGVGWAGPFSTMPQPAIDEVFDVNVMATVHLVRLLLPHMVRQGTGRVVIIGSLAGTVGVRDEAVYSAAKAALGAFADAVRYELRGTGVGISHVVPGVVDTPFFDRRGVPYRRSRPKPVPASRVADAVWDAVSRGRDEVYVPGWTRLPGRVRGAAPALYRRLAARFG, encoded by the coding sequence ATGTCCCAAGCCCCTTCCCGTGTACGGTCCGGTTCCCGGATGCCGCTCGAGGCGCCGGCGACGCTCAGCGCCGTACGCCGGCGGGGCGCCGACGCGGCGGCGCCGGGCGGGGGTGCGCTGGTGACCGGCGCCTCGTCCGGGATCGGCGCGGCCGTGGTGCGGCGGCTGGCCGCGGAGGGCGGCTGGCGGCTGGTGCTCAACGGGCGCGATCGCGCCCGGCTTGAGGAGGTCGCCCGGGGCACCTCGGCCGCCGTCTTCCCGGCGGACCTGTCCGGCCCGGGCGCCGAGCGGCGCCTCGCCGAGTTCGCGCTGGACAGCGTGGGCCGCGTGGACCTGCTGGTGGCCGGTGCCGGTGTCGGCTGGGCCGGGCCGTTCAGCACCATGCCGCAGCCCGCCATCGACGAGGTGTTCGACGTCAACGTGATGGCGACCGTCCATCTGGTGCGGCTCCTGCTGCCGCACATGGTCCGGCAGGGCACGGGCCGCGTGGTCATCATCGGCTCCCTGGCCGGTACGGTCGGCGTGCGCGACGAGGCGGTCTACTCCGCCGCGAAGGCCGCGCTGGGCGCCTTCGCCGACGCGGTGCGCTACGAGCTGAGGGGCACGGGCGTCGGCATCAGCCACGTCGTGCCCGGCGTGGTGGACACCCCGTTCTTCGACCGCCGCGGGGTTCCCTACCGCCGCTCCAGGCCGAAGCCCGTCCCCGCGAGCCGGGTCGCCGACGCGGTCTGGGACGCGGTCAGCCGGGGCCGTGACGAGGTGTACGTCCCCGGCTGGACGCGCCTGCCCGGCCGGGTCCGCGGCGCCGCACCGGCCCTCTACCGACGCCTCGCCGCACGGTTCGGGTGA
- a CDS encoding protein kinase domain-containing protein has product MLVAGRYRLHEVIGRGGMGEVWRALDEVLGRQVAVKVLLNDKADASAEARFRLEAQTSARLNHPHVVGTRDFGTWEGRCFLVMDLVEGGSLAGELTAGGPLSAERLAQVAQQAAEGLAAAHAQGIVHRDIKPGNLLSDRDGTLRIGDFGIARFVDDPSAGLTTTGQIVGTAVYLAPERAIGTPATAASDIYSLGCVLYQLAVGRPPFEAQTPTALLYQHVDAPPVPPHQRGAALPPAFEAYLLSMLAKRPEDRPTARRTADWFAGGAWRGTPEPLPPEQPARTDSVRGGQPEQWGAGPAHGRGGEPWGTGPAHRRPAPARPGPASASLLDAGWNTTVHRVPARRPGLRSSLRRHSRAVAVVGGAVLFVSALLLGLAWF; this is encoded by the coding sequence GTGCTGGTGGCGGGTCGGTACCGGCTGCACGAGGTCATCGGGCGGGGCGGGATGGGCGAGGTCTGGCGGGCCCTCGACGAGGTGCTCGGCCGGCAGGTCGCGGTCAAGGTGCTGCTGAACGACAAGGCGGACGCCTCCGCCGAGGCCAGGTTCAGGCTGGAGGCGCAGACCTCCGCACGCCTGAACCATCCGCATGTGGTGGGCACGAGGGACTTCGGCACCTGGGAGGGCCGCTGCTTCCTCGTCATGGACCTGGTCGAGGGCGGCAGTCTGGCCGGGGAACTGACCGCCGGGGGGCCGCTTTCGGCGGAGCGGCTGGCCCAGGTGGCGCAGCAGGCGGCCGAGGGTCTCGCCGCGGCGCACGCGCAGGGCATCGTGCACCGTGACATCAAGCCGGGCAACCTGCTCAGCGACCGCGACGGCACGCTACGCATCGGGGACTTCGGCATCGCGCGCTTCGTCGACGACCCGTCGGCCGGGCTCACCACGACCGGGCAGATCGTCGGCACCGCGGTGTATCTGGCACCGGAGCGCGCCATCGGCACCCCCGCGACGGCGGCCTCCGACATCTACTCGCTCGGCTGTGTCCTCTACCAACTCGCCGTGGGCCGCCCGCCCTTCGAGGCACAGACCCCGACCGCGCTGCTGTACCAGCACGTCGACGCCCCACCCGTGCCGCCGCACCAGCGGGGCGCCGCGCTGCCGCCCGCGTTCGAGGCGTACCTGCTGAGCATGCTCGCCAAGCGGCCGGAGGACCGGCCCACGGCCCGCCGGACCGCGGACTGGTTCGCCGGGGGCGCCTGGCGCGGCACCCCGGAACCGCTCCCCCCGGAGCAGCCGGCCCGCACGGACTCCGTACGCGGCGGGCAACCGGAGCAGTGGGGCGCGGGCCCCGCCCACGGCCGGGGCGGGGAGCCGTGGGGCACCGGCCCCGCGCACCGCCGGCCGGCCCCCGCACGACCCGGGCCGGCGTCGGCTTCCCTCCTCGACGCGGGCTGGAACACCACGGTGCACCGCGTGCCCGCGCGGCGGCCCGGCCTGCGTTCCTCACTTCGGCGCCATTCCCGCGCGGTCGCCGTCGTGGGCGGCGCTGTGCTGTTCGTCTCCGCGCTGCTGCTGGGGCTGGCCTGGTTCTAG